A genomic stretch from Bos mutus isolate GX-2022 chromosome 4, NWIPB_WYAK_1.1, whole genome shotgun sequence includes:
- the SLC35B4 gene encoding nucleotide sugar transporter SLC35B4 → MRPAFAVGLVFAGCCSNVIFLELLARKHPGCGNIVTFAQFLFIAVEGFLFEADLGRKRPAIPIRYYAVMVTMFFTVSVVNNYALNLNIAMPLHMIFRSGSLIANMILGIIILKKRYSIFKYTSIALVSVGIFVCTFMSAKQVTSQSSSTENDGFQAFAWWLLGIGALTFALLMSARMGIFQETLYKQFGKHSKEALFYNHALPLPGFIFLASDIYDHAVLFNNSELYQVPVVGVTVPIMWFYLLMNVITQYVCIRGVFILTTECASLTVTLVVTLRKFVSLIFSILYFQNPFTLWHWLGTLFVFIGTLMYTEVWNNLGATKGQPQKEEKKN, encoded by the exons ATGCGCCCGGCCTTCGCGGTGGGCCTGGTTTTCGCAGGCTGCTGCAGTAACGTGATCTTCTTAGAGCTCCTGGCCCG GAAACACCCAGGATGTGGGAACATTGTGACATTTGCACAGTTTTTATTTATCGCTGTGGAAGGCTTCCTCTTTGAGGCTGATTTGGGAAGGAAGCGTCCGGCTATCCCAATAAG GTACTACGCCGTAATGGTGACCATGTTCTTCACCGTCAGCGTGGTGAACAACTATGCCCTGAATCTCAACATTGCCATGCCCCTGCACATGATATTTAGATCT GGTTCTCTAATTGCCAACATGATTCTAGGAattatcattttgaaaaaaag atACAGTATCTTCAAATATACCTCCATTGCCCTGGTGTCTGTGGGGATATTTGTTTGCACTTTCATGTCAGCAAAGCAGGTG ACTTCCCAGTCCAGCTCAACTGAGAATGATGGATTCCAGGCATTTGCGTGGTGGTTGCTAG GCATTGGGGCACTGACTTTCGCTCTTCTGATGTCCGCAAGGATGGGTATTTTCCAAGAGACTCTGTACAAACAATTCGGGAAACACTCCAAGGAGgctttattttataat CATGCCCTTCCACTTCCTGGTTTCATCTTCTTGGCTTCTGACATTTATGACCATGCAGTTCTGTTCAATAATTCTG AACTGTATCAGGTTCCAGTCGTTGGTGTGACAGTGCCCATCATGTGGTTCTACCTCCTCATGAACGTCATCACTCA GTACGTGTGCATCCGGGGCGTCTTCATTCTCACCACAGAATGCGCCTCCCTCACCGTCACCCTCGTCGTGACGCTGCGCAAGTTCGTCAGCCTTATCTTTTCCATCTTGTACTTCCAGAACCCTTTCACCCTGTGGCACTGGCTGGGCACCTTATTTGTCTTCATTGGGACTCTCATGTACACAGAGGTGTGGAACAACCTGGGGGCCACCAAAGGCCAGCCtcagaaggaggagaagaagaactGA